A section of the Aminiphilus circumscriptus DSM 16581 genome encodes:
- a CDS encoding B3/4 domain-containing protein: MRRLVIEEAFWNLFPSSVIAVAVARNVDNRWLSRKGEVPSLPELLQEATARAEERFRDVELAGHAAVAPWREAYKRFGAPKGNRSSIEALLRRVKNGKPLPSINPLVDLYNMVSLSFALPCGGEDLDVSSGDVRLTLARGDELFVPLGSETNEPPLPGEVVYADDEGILCRCWNWREAERTKLTEATRNALLCIEGVDDSFALSVAEAMEELAEQVRCRLGGEVRTALLRRENPFFDLE, from the coding sequence ATGCGACGTCTTGTCATCGAAGAAGCGTTCTGGAATCTCTTTCCCTCCAGCGTCATCGCCGTGGCGGTGGCGCGGAACGTGGACAACCGGTGGCTTTCTCGGAAGGGTGAGGTGCCTTCCCTGCCGGAGCTCCTCCAGGAGGCAACGGCTCGTGCGGAGGAGCGTTTCCGCGATGTGGAACTAGCGGGACATGCCGCTGTAGCGCCCTGGCGTGAGGCCTACAAGCGCTTCGGTGCGCCCAAGGGAAACCGCTCTTCCATCGAGGCCCTGCTTCGGCGGGTGAAGAACGGCAAACCTCTGCCCTCCATCAATCCCCTGGTGGATCTGTACAACATGGTCTCTCTGAGTTTCGCGCTTCCCTGCGGTGGAGAGGATCTGGACGTGTCCAGCGGTGACGTCCGCCTCACCCTCGCGAGAGGCGACGAACTTTTCGTCCCCCTCGGAAGCGAGACAAACGAGCCACCCCTGCCCGGCGAGGTGGTCTACGCCGACGACGAAGGAATTCTCTGCCGCTGCTGGAATTGGCGCGAGGCGGAGCGGACCAAGCTGACCGAGGCGACCCGGAACGCATTGCTCTGCATCGAGGGCGTGGACGATTCCTTCGCCCTTTCCGTCGCGGAGGCCATGGAGGAACTGGCCGAACAGGTACGGTGTCGTCTCGGTGGGGAGGTGCGCACCGCCCTGCTCCGCCGGGAGAATCCCTTCTTCGATCTGGAGTAG
- a CDS encoding FadR/GntR family transcriptional regulator: MSGEKIRKSAGYAEFKPVCTVKASEAIYEQIRRSILDGRFKAGDKLPSERTLITQFKRSRPTVREALRMLEQSGLVRIVPGGGATVQHFAASNIEEPLETMLHLERISAKEIYEFRIVLEQAMLAWCVERRTDEDLRAFREIVAAAEGCLGHWETFLLQDLAFHRRIAEAGRNGLVAVVYRVLYRILSETMGERFQSLDAEESLLHQREILECHRNLTRYIEARDLEAARGCLERHLDRYRTLFC, from the coding sequence ATGTCCGGGGAAAAGATCCGGAAAAGCGCCGGGTACGCGGAGTTCAAGCCGGTGTGCACCGTCAAGGCCTCGGAGGCGATTTACGAACAGATCCGGCGCAGCATTCTCGATGGCCGGTTCAAGGCTGGGGACAAGCTCCCCTCGGAGCGGACCCTCATCACCCAGTTCAAACGCAGCCGCCCCACCGTGCGGGAGGCGCTGCGCATGCTCGAACAGAGCGGCCTGGTCCGGATCGTTCCCGGCGGCGGTGCCACGGTGCAGCACTTCGCCGCGTCGAACATCGAGGAGCCCCTGGAGACGATGCTCCATCTGGAGCGGATCTCCGCGAAGGAGATCTACGAGTTTCGCATCGTCCTCGAACAGGCCATGCTCGCCTGGTGTGTGGAGCGCCGCACCGACGAGGACCTCCGCGCCTTTCGGGAGATCGTCGCCGCCGCGGAGGGCTGCCTGGGGCACTGGGAGACGTTTCTTCTCCAGGATCTGGCGTTCCATCGGCGCATCGCCGAAGCGGGGCGCAACGGCCTTGTTGCCGTGGTCTACCGGGTGCTGTACCGAATCCTTTCGGAGACCATGGGGGAGCGCTTTCAAAGCCTCGACGCGGAGGAATCGCTCCTGCATCAACGGGAGATTCTCGAGTGCCACCGGAACCTGACTCGTTACATCGAGGCGCGGGACCTGGAGGCTGCCCGCGGTTGCCTCGAAAGGCACCTGGACAGGTATCGGACGCTCTTCTGCTGA
- a CDS encoding VIT1/CCC1 transporter family protein — MTGNEDLRRYARNLQSEREAAMLYRIMAEREEHPELARIYRKMAETEDRHADTWRRKIEEAGGTVRPFAPGWRVRLLGWLAKVWGTGLILQSVTAMEGDAGKEYAGQPDPEVPRIAAEERSHARIFRSLSRGSARGLEGSAVARLEGRHRSTGGNALRAAVMGANDGLVSNLSLVMGVAGAALDGRAILVTGMAGLLAGAISMALGEWLSVQSARELYENQIQIEKEELEESPEEEMEELALIYQAKGLSEFQARELARSILADPEGALDTLSREELGIDPQELGGSAWEAALTSFALFAAGAAVPVLPFLFLSGHVAVAASGAFSALGLFVIGAGITLVTGKPLLASGVRQIVFGLGAAVVTYGIGALIGVNLGG, encoded by the coding sequence ATGACCGGAAACGAAGATCTTCGGCGCTATGCGCGAAACCTGCAGTCCGAGCGGGAGGCGGCGATGCTCTATCGGATCATGGCGGAGAGAGAAGAGCATCCCGAGCTGGCCAGGATCTACCGAAAGATGGCCGAGACGGAGGATCGCCACGCCGACACGTGGCGCCGGAAGATCGAAGAGGCCGGCGGGACGGTTCGTCCCTTCGCGCCGGGATGGCGCGTGCGTCTTCTCGGGTGGCTCGCGAAGGTCTGGGGGACGGGGCTCATTCTTCAGAGCGTGACCGCCATGGAGGGGGACGCGGGAAAAGAGTACGCGGGGCAGCCCGATCCGGAAGTCCCCCGCATTGCCGCGGAGGAGCGTTCCCACGCCAGGATTTTTCGCTCCCTTTCGAGAGGAAGTGCCCGGGGGTTGGAGGGCAGCGCCGTCGCCCGTCTCGAGGGGCGTCACCGCTCCACGGGGGGCAACGCGCTCCGGGCGGCCGTCATGGGGGCCAACGACGGGCTCGTGTCGAACCTGAGCCTCGTCATGGGCGTCGCGGGAGCCGCCCTGGATGGCCGGGCCATTTTGGTCACGGGTATGGCCGGTCTTTTGGCTGGGGCCATTTCCATGGCCCTCGGAGAGTGGCTTTCGGTGCAGAGTGCCCGGGAACTCTACGAGAATCAGATCCAGATCGAAAAGGAGGAGCTCGAGGAATCTCCCGAGGAGGAGATGGAGGAATTGGCGTTGATCTATCAGGCCAAGGGGCTCTCCGAATTCCAGGCCCGGGAGTTGGCCCGCTCCATTCTCGCCGATCCCGAGGGGGCCCTGGACACGCTCTCCCGGGAGGAGCTGGGCATCGACCCCCAGGAACTGGGCGGCTCCGCCTGGGAGGCGGCGCTCACATCGTTTGCGCTCTTCGCCGCGGGTGCGGCGGTGCCGGTGCTCCCCTTTCTGTTCCTGTCGGGGCATGTCGCCGTGGCGGCCAGCGGGGCCTTCTCCGCCCTCGGGCTCTTCGTCATCGGCGCGGGGATCACCCTGGTCACGGGAAAGCCCCTTCTCGCCTCGGGAGTGCGACAGATCGTCTTTGGCCTGGGCGCCGCGGTGGTCACCTACGGCATCGGCGCTCTCATCGGCGTGAACCTCGGTGGATGA
- a CDS encoding TolC family protein: MKKSFLPLPFLFLSVFLPVLLLFPAWTGAVPAEQTQTEILTLEQALKLAFASHPDLAGGEAALRSAAGSVAQERAGTRPSLSASASHTSWERENSQSASLKVQQLLSDGGKTSAAVRAAQRSEDAAASDLESLRNALAYEVRTAYYELVRARQELQVALEMVSLYEKHLDKAKALLAAGASPKSDVTAAEVDLSQSRLDLAAARAAAAQAAAALENAMGVRSNGAAPEYAVEEPPLPNGQTLSLEEAVQKALAAHPDLRAKAFRVAEAEETLRLSRKGLAPSLSAYGGYSWSSGGTSDSEWEAGLTLSVPLADGGLTAANITVAEAKLDAVRAEEERLRQTVLLEVRKAWLAIGEAEEKLKTATVVVRQAKENLDLAEGRYQVGVGSALEVSDAAASYSDARKSLVQARCDRLSAEAALLKAMGVSGVAAIESTNAARPK; this comes from the coding sequence ATGAAAAAAAGTTTTCTTCCGCTACCGTTTCTGTTCCTGTCGGTGTTTTTGCCGGTGCTGCTCCTCTTCCCTGCCTGGACTGGCGCCGTCCCGGCGGAACAGACACAGACGGAGATCCTCACCCTGGAACAAGCACTGAAGCTCGCCTTCGCGTCCCACCCGGATCTTGCCGGGGGCGAGGCGGCATTGCGAAGCGCCGCCGGATCGGTGGCACAGGAAAGAGCGGGGACGAGACCGTCTCTTTCGGCAAGCGCTTCCCACACCTCTTGGGAACGAGAGAACAGCCAGAGTGCCTCTTTGAAAGTGCAACAACTTCTCTCCGACGGAGGCAAAACTTCCGCCGCCGTGCGAGCGGCCCAGCGGAGCGAGGATGCGGCAGCCTCGGACCTGGAGAGCCTTCGAAACGCGCTGGCCTACGAGGTACGCACCGCCTATTACGAACTCGTCCGGGCCAGACAGGAACTGCAAGTTGCCCTGGAAATGGTGTCCCTCTACGAAAAACACCTGGACAAGGCAAAGGCCCTCCTCGCCGCCGGAGCCTCCCCAAAATCAGACGTTACCGCCGCCGAAGTGGACCTAAGCCAATCCAGGCTCGACCTCGCCGCGGCACGGGCCGCGGCGGCACAGGCCGCGGCGGCGCTGGAAAACGCCATGGGAGTTCGCAGCAACGGCGCAGCGCCGGAGTATGCCGTCGAGGAACCCCCGCTTCCCAACGGACAAACCCTTTCCCTCGAAGAGGCCGTGCAAAAGGCCCTTGCAGCGCATCCGGATCTCCGCGCCAAGGCCTTCCGCGTCGCCGAGGCGGAGGAGACGCTGCGGCTCAGCCGCAAGGGGCTGGCTCCGTCCCTTTCCGCCTACGGGGGCTATTCCTGGAGCTCCGGAGGCACCAGCGACAGCGAGTGGGAGGCTGGGCTCACCCTGAGCGTCCCTCTCGCCGACGGAGGACTCACCGCCGCGAACATCACCGTCGCGGAGGCAAAGCTCGACGCAGTGCGCGCAGAAGAGGAGCGCCTGCGCCAGACCGTGCTTCTTGAGGTGCGCAAGGCATGGCTCGCCATCGGCGAGGCGGAGGAGAAGTTGAAAACAGCGACGGTGGTGGTGCGCCAGGCAAAGGAGAATCTCGATCTCGCGGAGGGACGCTACCAGGTCGGGGTGGGAAGCGCTCTTGAAGTGAGCGACGCCGCAGCGAGCTACAGTGACGCCCGAAAGTCTCTCGTTCAGGCCCGGTGCGACCGTCTCTCCGCCGAAGCGGCCCTTCTCAAGGCCATGGGAGTTTCCGGCGTCGCCGCCATCGAAAGCACGAACGCAGCCCGTCCCAAATAG
- a CDS encoding ABC transporter permease, producing MIAPEEILLTALRALRRNKIRSLLTVLGMIIGVAAVIAMFAVGTGAQVRITERFASMGSNLLVVFPGSSRSGGVRGGGGTLPTLTLEDAEAVLRECPAVADVAPRVSGRTQVVYGNANWSTSTVGSTASLLSIRNWTLESGRNFTESDQRSAAKVCILGATVAAELFGGEDPLGKIVRVNKIPMTVVGLLAAKGSSAAGSDQDDMVLVPVTTAMKRLFGARFPGKIQDMTIQAKSAAEIAAAESQITDLLTRRHRIRPGEENDFTVRNLSEIMEAAQEGARIMSLLLAAVASVSLLVGGIGIMNIMLVSVTERTREIGIRAAVGARRADILLQFLAEALLLSLAGGILGICTGAGGAFLISHFADWPAVIAPESVALAFGFSAAIGVFFGFYPAWKASRLNPIEALRYE from the coding sequence ATGATCGCGCCGGAAGAAATTCTCCTCACCGCCCTTCGGGCGTTGCGGAGGAACAAGATACGCTCCCTTCTTACCGTGTTGGGCATGATCATCGGCGTGGCGGCGGTGATCGCCATGTTCGCCGTGGGAACGGGGGCTCAGGTGCGGATCACGGAACGATTCGCCAGCATGGGGAGCAATCTGCTCGTCGTCTTTCCCGGGTCGAGCCGGAGCGGCGGTGTCCGGGGCGGCGGAGGCACACTTCCCACCCTGACGCTGGAGGACGCCGAGGCGGTCCTCCGGGAGTGCCCCGCAGTGGCGGACGTGGCGCCCCGCGTGTCGGGACGGACCCAGGTGGTCTACGGCAACGCCAACTGGTCCACCAGCACCGTGGGCTCCACGGCGTCACTGCTCTCCATCCGGAACTGGACGCTCGAAAGCGGAAGGAATTTCACCGAGTCGGACCAGCGGAGCGCCGCAAAGGTGTGCATTCTCGGCGCCACCGTTGCGGCGGAGCTTTTCGGCGGCGAGGACCCCCTGGGGAAAATCGTCCGGGTGAACAAGATCCCCATGACCGTTGTGGGACTTCTGGCGGCGAAGGGAAGTTCCGCCGCCGGCTCCGACCAGGACGACATGGTGCTCGTTCCCGTGACCACCGCCATGAAGCGTCTCTTCGGCGCCCGCTTCCCCGGCAAGATCCAGGACATGACCATTCAGGCGAAAAGCGCCGCGGAGATCGCCGCGGCGGAGAGCCAGATCACGGACCTGCTCACCCGGCGGCACCGGATACGCCCCGGCGAGGAGAACGACTTCACCGTGCGGAATCTCTCGGAGATCATGGAGGCCGCCCAGGAGGGAGCGCGCATCATGTCCCTTCTGCTCGCCGCCGTGGCCTCGGTGTCACTTCTCGTGGGAGGCATCGGCATCATGAACATCATGCTCGTCTCCGTTACCGAGCGGACAAGGGAAATCGGCATCCGCGCCGCCGTGGGCGCCCGGAGAGCGGACATTCTGCTCCAGTTTCTCGCGGAGGCGCTCCTCCTCTCTCTCGCCGGGGGAATCCTGGGCATCTGCACCGGCGCCGGAGGAGCATTTCTGATCTCCCATTTCGCCGACTGGCCCGCGGTGATCGCCCCCGAATCGGTGGCCCTCGCCTTCGGCTTTTCCGCCGCCATCGGAGTCTTCTTCGGCTTCTATCCCGCATGGAAGGCCTCGCGGCTCAATCCCATCGAGGCGCTGCGCTACGAATAG
- a CDS encoding response regulator transcription factor, translating into MERILVVDDDQELCSLLAEYLETEGFAVEALFDGRRVREKLLAGRFALVVLDVMLPGRSGFDVLRELRSESDVPVLMLTARGDDVDRIVGLEMGADDYLPKPFNPRELVARIRAILRRRRSESGRSTPGLLAVGDLELDQGGRSVRLAGMPLDLTTVEFSLLEELLRAAGQPLSREKLVLSVLKRPYSPFDRSIDVHVSNLRKKLGRYGDGSERIKTLRGEGYLYALPPEGSSS; encoded by the coding sequence ATGGAACGCATTCTCGTGGTGGACGACGATCAGGAATTGTGTTCCCTGTTGGCGGAATATCTAGAGACCGAGGGATTCGCCGTGGAAGCTCTTTTCGACGGACGCAGGGTGCGGGAGAAACTTCTCGCCGGACGTTTTGCCCTGGTGGTGCTCGATGTGATGCTGCCGGGCAGGAGTGGCTTCGACGTGCTGCGGGAGCTTCGTTCCGAGTCGGACGTTCCGGTGCTCATGCTCACCGCTCGGGGCGACGACGTGGATCGCATCGTCGGGCTCGAAATGGGCGCCGACGACTACCTGCCGAAACCCTTCAACCCCAGGGAGCTGGTGGCGCGCATCCGGGCGATTCTTCGCCGCCGCCGCAGCGAGAGCGGAAGGAGCACGCCGGGACTTCTCGCCGTGGGCGATCTGGAGCTCGACCAGGGAGGCCGGTCGGTGCGCCTTGCGGGAATGCCGCTCGACTTGACCACTGTGGAATTTTCCCTGCTGGAGGAACTGCTCCGCGCCGCCGGACAGCCTCTTTCCCGGGAGAAGCTCGTGCTCTCGGTTCTGAAACGTCCCTATTCCCCCTTCGACCGCAGCATCGACGTGCATGTGAGCAACCTCCGGAAAAAGCTTGGCCGCTATGGCGACGGCTCGGAGCGGATCAAGACGCTTCGCGGTGAGGGCTATCTCTACGCACTGCCCCCCGAGGGGAGTTCCTCGTGA
- a CDS encoding ATP-binding protein: MSGKSLFLKIFLWFLGVLLLMATVSVVLTQVMISQGILLSGREGILTNAVRNHGATCLEIYEVRGTDALAEATAKIRNETALGLHFFREDGTSLVPFPGDERIRESAFAALKRGESFANRQGLSLVFQRIVSSRGNAYIVVGLLPKRPLFPLIGPNRRVLPVYLAGLACTAGLLCFWLARHIARPVRRLNEVTQAMARGEFSVRVEKDLKNRGDEIGQLGRSFDDMARHVEALLEAQQRLLRDISHELRSPLARLNVALALARQRAGAEVQGALARIEKEAEALNELIGQLLSLARVEADLGRILTAPEDLVALVREVVADADFEARACGCTVRFEAFGALPPLLLNADLVRSAVENVVRNALRHTAPGTEVKVAVLSLVENGGRWGLVRIRDHGPGVPEEELENLFRPFYRLDASRGRESGGVGLGLAIARRAVQLHGGRIDATNVRGGGLCVELRFPEGSEGLDGTSSGQTDE; the protein is encoded by the coding sequence GTGAGCGGCAAAAGCCTCTTCCTCAAGATTTTCCTCTGGTTTCTCGGCGTGCTCCTTCTCATGGCGACGGTGAGCGTCGTCCTCACCCAGGTCATGATCTCCCAGGGCATTCTCCTCTCGGGGCGGGAGGGCATTCTCACCAACGCCGTGCGGAACCACGGTGCGACTTGTCTGGAGATCTACGAGGTGCGAGGGACCGATGCCCTCGCGGAGGCGACGGCGAAGATTCGAAATGAAACGGCCCTGGGGCTGCATTTTTTCCGCGAGGATGGGACCTCCCTCGTTCCCTTTCCTGGAGATGAGCGGATTCGGGAGAGCGCCTTTGCCGCCCTGAAGAGGGGGGAGAGCTTCGCGAATCGCCAGGGGCTGTCCCTGGTCTTCCAGAGGATCGTTTCTTCCCGGGGCAATGCCTACATTGTGGTTGGTCTTCTGCCGAAACGTCCTCTCTTTCCCCTCATCGGGCCGAACCGTCGGGTTCTTCCGGTCTACCTGGCTGGGCTTGCCTGCACGGCCGGTTTGCTTTGTTTCTGGCTCGCCCGGCATATCGCTCGCCCCGTGAGGCGCCTCAACGAGGTGACCCAGGCCATGGCCAGAGGGGAGTTTTCCGTTCGGGTGGAGAAGGATCTAAAGAACCGTGGAGACGAGATCGGTCAACTCGGACGGAGCTTCGACGACATGGCGCGTCACGTGGAAGCCCTTTTGGAAGCGCAGCAGCGCCTTCTTCGGGATATTTCCCACGAACTGCGTTCACCTCTGGCACGGCTCAATGTGGCCCTCGCCCTCGCCAGACAACGGGCGGGCGCGGAAGTCCAGGGGGCACTCGCCCGCATCGAGAAGGAGGCGGAGGCACTGAACGAACTCATCGGTCAACTTCTCTCCCTGGCCAGGGTGGAGGCGGATCTGGGGAGGATCCTCACTGCCCCGGAGGATCTCGTTGCTCTGGTGCGCGAAGTGGTAGCAGACGCGGACTTTGAGGCCCGCGCCTGCGGCTGCACGGTGCGCTTCGAGGCGTTCGGTGCGCTTCCGCCGCTGTTGCTCAACGCGGATCTGGTGCGGAGCGCCGTGGAGAACGTGGTGCGCAATGCCCTGCGCCATACCGCGCCGGGAACGGAGGTCAAGGTGGCGGTTTTGTCTCTTGTGGAAAACGGCGGGAGATGGGGGCTGGTGCGCATTCGCGACCACGGGCCTGGTGTTCCCGAGGAGGAGCTGGAGAACCTCTTCCGCCCCTTCTACCGCCTCGACGCCTCCCGGGGGCGGGAGAGCGGCGGCGTCGGGCTCGGGCTCGCCATCGCCCGGAGGGCGGTGCAGCTCCACGGAGGACGTATCGATGCGACGAACGTCCGAGGGGGAGGACTCTGCGTGGAGCTGCGTTTTCCCGAGGGATCCGAGGGGTTGGACGGGACCTCCTCCGGGCAGACTGACGAATGA
- a CDS encoding efflux RND transporter periplasmic adaptor subunit produces the protein MKKLLFLFLLCLVGGGVYLGFLRERPEELRFITAPIVRGDVTTVVSATGTVEAVNTVTVGTQVSGTIQKILADYNSHVKKGDVIALIDPVLIQAEVAQKEAALSAAQAAVRESQATLADAKRTLERQKKLYALQYIAESDLDSAQSAVDVAEAKLSSARAQVEQAQASLKYAKANLDNTRILSPVDGVVIGKDVSEGQTVAASYQTPTLFTIAEDLTKMEVQADVDEADIGAITEGMEATFTVDAFPDEIFHAKVHQVRFLATTVENVVTYPVVLRVGNPHLKLKPGMTANVSIETAAARNVLTVPAAALRFTPPEAFLHPEGAAGAAASPASSRATETGTASEKNRGSSGGTGSGKGASSGSGKNADRAGGRVLWILEETSGNRPSLKAVPVRTGLSDGSKTVVFGDLREGQQVVIGTTSGGSSGASSNSAGTRQSTQPPLPRFF, from the coding sequence ATGAAAAAACTTCTGTTTCTGTTTCTTCTCTGCCTCGTCGGAGGAGGCGTGTATCTTGGCTTTCTCCGAGAGCGCCCGGAAGAACTTCGTTTCATCACAGCACCTATAGTCCGCGGCGATGTGACAACTGTTGTCTCCGCCACGGGCACCGTTGAGGCGGTGAACACCGTCACTGTGGGAACCCAGGTGTCCGGCACCATTCAAAAGATCCTGGCGGACTACAACTCCCACGTCAAGAAGGGTGATGTCATCGCCCTCATCGACCCCGTGCTCATTCAGGCCGAGGTAGCCCAGAAGGAAGCGGCTCTGAGTGCTGCACAAGCGGCGGTTCGGGAGAGCCAGGCAACGCTTGCAGACGCAAAACGCACTCTGGAGCGACAGAAAAAGCTGTACGCCCTCCAGTACATCGCCGAGAGCGACCTCGACAGTGCTCAAAGCGCCGTGGACGTCGCCGAGGCAAAGCTCAGCTCCGCCAGAGCTCAGGTGGAACAGGCACAGGCATCGCTGAAGTACGCAAAGGCAAATCTTGACAACACCCGCATTCTCTCCCCCGTGGACGGCGTAGTGATCGGCAAGGACGTGAGCGAGGGACAGACCGTCGCGGCGAGCTACCAGACGCCGACGCTCTTCACCATCGCGGAGGACCTGACCAAGATGGAGGTTCAAGCCGATGTGGACGAGGCGGACATCGGCGCCATCACTGAGGGCATGGAGGCCACGTTTACGGTGGACGCCTTTCCCGACGAGATTTTTCATGCGAAGGTCCACCAGGTCCGCTTCCTCGCCACCACCGTGGAGAACGTGGTCACCTATCCGGTGGTACTTCGGGTGGGCAACCCCCATCTGAAGCTCAAACCGGGGATGACCGCCAACGTCTCCATCGAGACCGCCGCGGCCCGGAACGTCCTGACGGTTCCCGCGGCGGCACTGCGCTTCACGCCTCCCGAGGCGTTCCTCCACCCCGAAGGAGCCGCCGGTGCCGCGGCTTCTCCGGCTTCATCCAGAGCGACCGAAACCGGAACGGCATCGGAAAAAAACAGGGGATCCAGCGGCGGAACCGGAAGCGGCAAGGGAGCCAGCTCTGGTTCTGGCAAAAATGCAGACAGGGCCGGAGGCCGAGTCCTCTGGATTCTCGAGGAGACCTCCGGAAACCGTCCTTCTCTGAAAGCCGTCCCCGTGAGGACGGGGCTCTCCGACGGGTCGAAAACCGTCGTCTTCGGTGACCTTCGGGAAGGACAGCAGGTCGTTATAGGAACCACCTCGGGCGGTTCCTCGGGCGCATCCTCAAACAGTGCGGGAACGAGGCAGAGCACTCAGCCTCCTCTGCCCCGCTTCTTCTAG
- a CDS encoding ABC transporter ATP-binding protein, whose product MALLELENIHKTYDLGEVQVHALRGVTLSVRKGEYLAIMGTSGSGKSTLMHILGCLDTPTEGRYLLDGKDVSGLGGDDLARIRNNRIGFVFQGFNLLARTSAVENVELPLLYAGVPRKERRQRALEALALVGLSGREHHQPHQLSGGQQQRVAIARSLVNGAPLILADEPTGNLDTRTSEEVMELFSHLNETAGITVILVTHEPEMARYVERIVTIRDGLVVSDEAKARERSFAS is encoded by the coding sequence ATGGCACTGCTCGAACTCGAAAACATCCACAAGACCTACGACCTTGGGGAAGTTCAGGTCCACGCCCTCCGGGGGGTGACGCTCTCCGTCCGCAAAGGGGAATATCTGGCCATCATGGGGACGTCCGGCTCGGGAAAATCCACCCTCATGCACATTCTTGGATGCCTCGACACACCCACGGAGGGACGCTATCTCCTGGACGGAAAGGACGTGAGCGGCCTCGGCGGAGACGATCTCGCCCGGATCCGGAACAATCGGATCGGTTTCGTCTTTCAGGGTTTCAATCTCCTGGCCCGGACTTCCGCCGTGGAAAACGTGGAACTTCCGCTCCTCTACGCGGGCGTTCCGAGAAAGGAGCGGCGGCAGCGCGCTCTGGAGGCGCTGGCACTGGTGGGCCTTTCGGGGCGAGAGCACCATCAGCCGCACCAGCTCTCGGGAGGACAACAGCAACGAGTGGCCATCGCCCGGAGCCTCGTGAACGGTGCTCCCCTCATCCTCGCGGACGAGCCCACGGGAAATCTGGATACCCGGACCAGCGAGGAGGTCATGGAGCTTTTTTCGCATTTGAACGAGACGGCGGGCATCACGGTGATCCTGGTCACCCACGAGCCGGAGATGGCCCGCTACGTGGAGCGCATCGTCACCATCCGGGATGGACTGGTGGTCTCCGACGAGGCCAAGGCCAGGGAAAGGAGCTTCGCCTCATGA
- a CDS encoding MotA/TolQ/ExbB proton channel family protein, whose product MNDPESGPALSETPQDLCTRGRRGAVVLERLLFSRRASTNPVLLEERLGKALFEGDRDTASRIVAEGESSLHHLFSAAIAHWQIDAETLKLLLEQEIRRELFRWEKGLALLGTAARLVPPLGLLGTVLGMVEIFRLLPESAASPKAGVSAAATAAGWPVSIAGGATASPTHSTETSGPLRRRTFPTNHTPRKHSPGARKRGTPCDATTFPEPETRRGGKTAVLLLSVAKGKAQVIQWREEP is encoded by the coding sequence ATGAATGACCCTGAAAGCGGACCGGCCCTTTCGGAAACGCCGCAGGATCTCTGCACACGCGGACGCAGGGGCGCCGTCGTCCTGGAACGCCTGCTCTTTTCCCGTCGGGCTTCCACGAACCCCGTGCTCCTTGAGGAACGCCTCGGCAAGGCCCTCTTCGAGGGAGACCGGGACACCGCGTCCCGCATCGTCGCGGAAGGGGAGTCCTCGCTGCACCACCTCTTTTCCGCCGCCATCGCCCATTGGCAGATCGATGCGGAAACGCTCAAACTCCTGCTGGAGCAGGAGATCCGCCGGGAACTCTTCCGCTGGGAGAAGGGGCTTGCCCTTCTCGGCACGGCGGCGCGTCTGGTGCCGCCTCTCGGGCTTCTGGGAACCGTGCTCGGCATGGTGGAGATCTTCCGGCTTCTTCCCGAGTCCGCCGCGTCGCCCAAGGCGGGCGTCAGCGCCGCCGCCACAGCGGCGGGCTGGCCCGTCTCCATCGCCGGAGGTGCCACCGCATCCCCCACACATTCCACCGAAACCTCCGGGCCCCTCCGGAGGAGAACGTTCCCTACGAACCACACACCGCGGAAGCACTCCCCAGGAGCACGAAAGCGCGGCACGCCCTGCGACGCCACCACCTTCCCAGAGCCGGAAACGCGGCGAGGAGGAAAAACGGCGGTCCTTCTTCTTTCCGTGGCAAAGGGGAAGGCACAAGTGATTCAGTGGCGGGAAGAACCGTGA